One stretch of Rattus norvegicus strain BN/NHsdMcwi chromosome 12, GRCr8, whole genome shotgun sequence DNA includes these proteins:
- the Pilrb1 gene encoding paired immunoglobulin-like type 2 receptor beta isoform X2 gives MAQILLLLLSATCLHTGGYTRKNYFGVNQPAVLSGVQGGSIEIPFSFYFPWKLAKDPQMSIAWRWKEVHGEFIYQSTLSFIHEHFKDRLILNWTQGQTFGVLRILNLKENDQATYFSQVCLQTTEGMKCWQSIPGTKLIVTHDLSTTMRTPSIITSADPTAGLENIRGQRNPSLLNLGGIIGMVVAKVVVIIPLYGWMISLWWKQRPAE, from the exons ATGGCTCAGATTCTCCTTCTTTTGCTGTCGGCAACATGTCTGCACACTG GAGGATACACAAGAAAAAATTACTTTGGGGTGAACCAACCAGCAGTCCTCTCTGGAGTCCAGGGTGGCTCCATTGagatccccttctccttctacttcccCTGGAAGTTGGCCAAGGATCCACAGATGAGCATAGCCTGGAGATGGAAAGAAGTCCATGGGGAATTCATCTACCAGTCCACTCTATCTTTCATTCATGAGCACTTCAAGGACCGGCTCATCCTAAACTGGACACAGGGTCAGACATTCGGAGTCCTCAGAATCCTGAACTTGAAGGAGAATGACCAGGCCACATACTTCAGCCAAGTTTGCCTGCAAACAACAGAAGGCATGAAGTGTTGGCAGTCTATTCCTGGGACAAAACTCATTGTTACACATG ATCTCAGTACGACCATGAGGACCCCCTCCATCATCACCTCTGCAGACCCCACAGCTGGCCTGGAGAACATAAGGGGCCAAAGGAATCCTTCACTGCTGAACCTGGGGGGCATCATTGGGATGGTCGTGGCCAAAGTTGTAGTCATCATCCCCCTCTACGGATGGATGATCTCTCTGTGGTGGAAGCAAAG GCCAGCAGAGTAA
- the Pilrb1 gene encoding paired immunoglobulin-like type 2 receptor beta isoform X1 translates to MAQILLLLLSATCLHTGNSGGYTRKNYFGVNQPAVLSGVQGGSIEIPFSFYFPWKLAKDPQMSIAWRWKEVHGEFIYQSTLSFIHEHFKDRLILNWTQGQTFGVLRILNLKENDQATYFSQVCLQTTEGMKCWQSIPGTKLIVTHDLSTTMRTPSIITSADPTAGLENIRGQRNPSLLNLGGIIGMVVAKVVVIIPLYGWMISLWWKQRPAE, encoded by the exons ATGGCTCAGATTCTCCTTCTTTTGCTGTCGGCAACATGTCTGCACACTG gGAACTCAGGAGGATACACAAGAAAAAATTACTTTGGGGTGAACCAACCAGCAGTCCTCTCTGGAGTCCAGGGTGGCTCCATTGagatccccttctccttctacttcccCTGGAAGTTGGCCAAGGATCCACAGATGAGCATAGCCTGGAGATGGAAAGAAGTCCATGGGGAATTCATCTACCAGTCCACTCTATCTTTCATTCATGAGCACTTCAAGGACCGGCTCATCCTAAACTGGACACAGGGTCAGACATTCGGAGTCCTCAGAATCCTGAACTTGAAGGAGAATGACCAGGCCACATACTTCAGCCAAGTTTGCCTGCAAACAACAGAAGGCATGAAGTGTTGGCAGTCTATTCCTGGGACAAAACTCATTGTTACACATG ATCTCAGTACGACCATGAGGACCCCCTCCATCATCACCTCTGCAGACCCCACAGCTGGCCTGGAGAACATAAGGGGCCAAAGGAATCCTTCACTGCTGAACCTGGGGGGCATCATTGGGATGGTCGTGGCCAAAGTTGTAGTCATCATCCCCCTCTACGGATGGATGATCTCTCTGTGGTGGAAGCAAAG GCCAGCAGAGTAA